From the Chitinophaga lutea genome, the window GCCGGCCCATCAACGGCTCGCCGATAGCGGCGAACACATACGCCACCATGTTCATGACGCCTGTGCCGGTGCCCACGTAACTTTGCCCCAGCAGTTCCGGGGCCAGCGGCCAGAAGTTCGCCTGCGGGCCGTAGGAAAAGAAACCAGCACAAAACACCAGCACACCGATGGTGACGCCGCTTTTCACGTTGAGCATATAGATCAATGCAGACAGCAGGCCGCAGATCATCATGCCGGTAAAGATCGACGCCACCCGGTTACCGCCGAACAGCCGGTCGGAGATGAACCCGAACGCAAACGCGCCCACCGCCATACCTGCCGGCAACAGCACACTGATCCAGACTTTCGAAGGGGCGCCGGTGAAATCAGTGCTCAGGAAATATAACGGGATCCAGAAGATCAGCGCATAACGCGCCATGCTTTGAAAACCCAGCGACAGGCATACGACCAGGAAACGTTTGTTGCCCAGCACGGCAGCATATGCCTGTTGCCAGCCCGGGCGGGTGTTACGCTCTACTTCTTCCGGCGAGATTTCCCGTGGGGCGTTCCGCACGAAAATGAAGAAGATGATCACCACGCCTGCAAGAAATAATACCGGGATGCGGAAAACACTGCGCCAGTTTTCTTCCACGAGAAGGATGGAGAAGACATAGGTAACAACAGACGACAAACCCGCGGACATGGTGTACAGACCGTACGCCAGCCCTTTGTTACCGCTGCGCCACCAGTTGGCGATGATGCGGCTGCCGGAGGCCCAGGCCATCGACTGAAAATATCCATTCAGGCACCACAGCACCAGTATCACTATATACGAATCCGAAAAACTGATCAGGATGTTTGCCGCTGCGGATAACAAACCGCCAACCGCGATCATGTGTTTCGGGCTGAACCTGTCTGCCAGGTTGCCGTTGATCAGCTGCCCTACCGCATAGCCCGCCAGCATGGCGAAACTGATCCACCCTATTTTTTCGAACGAAATATGCAATGTGTCTGCCAGCTGGTGCGAAGCCCAGCCGAAGTTATGGCGGCCCGTATAAAAAAACAGGTAGCAGCACATTGTGAGCAACAGCATCCTCCACCGCCCGCTTTCCTCGGGCGTGCGCATGTTTTGTGGTTCCATGAGGCAAATGA encodes:
- a CDS encoding MFS transporter, producing the protein MEPQNMRTPEESGRWRMLLLTMCCYLFFYTGRHNFGWASHQLADTLHISFEKIGWISFAMLAGYAVGQLINGNLADRFSPKHMIAVGGLLSAAANILISFSDSYIVILVLWCLNGYFQSMAWASGSRIIANWWRSGNKGLAYGLYTMSAGLSSVVTYVFSILLVEENWRSVFRIPVLFLAGVVIIFFIFVRNAPREISPEEVERNTRPGWQQAYAAVLGNKRFLVVCLSLGFQSMARYALIFWIPLYFLSTDFTGAPSKVWISVLLPAGMAVGAFAFGFISDRLFGGNRVASIFTGMMICGLLSALIYMLNVKSGVTIGVLVFCAGFFSYGPQANFWPLAPELLGQSYVGTGTGVMNMVAYVFAAIGEPLMGRLIDATGDKAVIFPAVAVIAFCSAVAILGAASGRRPAPGLMPLQL